The Caulobacter sp. 73W region AAAAAGGCCGATCAGCCGGGGCTGACCATCTTTTCCGGACGGACGAGTTCGTCGAACTCTTCGTTGGTCAGGTAGCCGCCGCCGACGGTCTCTTCGCGCAGGGTGGTGCCGTTCTTGTGGGCGGTCTTGGCGATCTTGGCGCAGTTGTCGTAGCCGAGGCGGCCGTTCAGGGCCGTGACCAGCATGAGGCTGTTCTCGACGCCCTTCTTGATGTTGTCGATGCGCGGCTCGATGCCGACGACGCAGTTGTCGGTGAAGCTGATCGCCGCGTCGGCCAGCAGGCGGACCGACTGCAGGAAGTTGTAAGCCATCACCGGGTTGAAGACGTTCAGCTCGAAGTGGCCCTGGCTGCCGGCGAAGGTGACGGCGGCGTGGTTGCCGAACACCTGCACGCAGACCTGGGTCAGGGCTTCGCACTGGGTCGGGTTGACCTTGCCCGGCATGATCGACGAGCCCGGCTCGTTCTCCGGCAGGGCCAGCTCGCCCAGACCCGCGCGCGGGCCCGAGCCCAGGAAGCGGATGTCGTTGGCGATCTTGAACAGCGAGGCGGCGACCGTGTTGATGGCGCCGTGGCTGAACACCATGGCGTCGTGGGCGGCCAGGGCCTCGAACTTGTTCGGGGCGGTGGTGAAGGGCAGGCCGGTGATGCCGGCGATGGCTTCGGCCACGCCTTCGGCGAAGCCGATCGGGGCGTTCAGGCCGGTGCCGACGGCGGTGCCGCCCTGGGCCAGCTGCATCAGCTTGGGCAGGGTCTGCTCGATGCGCTCGATGCCGTTGGCGACCTGCTGGGTGTAGCCGCCGAACTCCTGGCCCAGGGTCAGCGGGGTGGCGTCCTGGGTGTGGGTGCGGCCGATCTTGATGATGTCCTTCCACGCCTCGGTCTTGGCGGCGAGGGCGGCGTGCAGGTGCTTCAGGGCCGGGATCAGGTCGTGGACGATCTGCTCCGCGCAGGCCACGTGCATGGCCGTCGGATAGGTGTCGTTCGACGACTGGCTCATATTGACGTGGTCGTTCGGGTGGACGGGCTTCTTGGAGCCCATCTCGCCGCCCAGGATCTCGATGGCGCGGTTCGAGATCACCTCGTTGGCGTTCATGTTCGACTGGGTGCCCGAGCCGGTCTGCCAGACGACCAGCGGGAAGTGGTCGTTCAGCTTGCCTTCGATGACTTCGTTGGCCGCGGTGACGATGGCCTTGGTCAGCTCGGCGTCCAGTTTGCCCAGCTTGTGGTTGGTCTCGGCGGCGGCGCGCTTGACCACGCCCAGGGCGCGGACGACGGGCAGGGGCTGCTTTTCCCAGCCGATCTTGAAGTTGCCGAGGCTGCGCTGCGCCTGGGCGCCCCAGTAACGGTCGGCGGCGACTTCGATCGGGCCGAAGGTGTCGGTTTCGGTGCGGTTGGCGGTCATGTGCTCAATCCCCTGAACGCGTGTTGGGGGCGGTTTAACGGGCCAGGGGGCGACTGCAAAGCCGTAAGGCTCTATGGAGTCTCATGGATGACGGCTGGACACATCACGGCAAGGTGCGCGCGCGCGAGATCGACGGCGTGCTGGAGCTGGTCGTCGACGGCCTGACGACCCAGGCCAAGTACTACAAGCCGTTGATCTATGAGTTCTTCCGCAAGGCCTGGCGCGGCTCTCGCCCGGCCTGGGGCGAATTCTCGGTGGAGATCGGCATGGACTATGTCGGCGATCCGCCGTGGCTGGATCTCGACAACCTGGCCAAGGCGCTGCTGGACTCCATCAAGGGCTACGCCTTCCACGACGACGCCCAGGTGGCCCGCCTGCTGGTCCAGCGCCAGGCAGGCGAGCGCGAGCGCATCACCATCAAGGTGTGGAAGCTGTCCTAGCCGGACGCGCCCCTAGTCAGACGCTCCAGGGGAACAGCGCGCCCCAGTAGGCCAGCAGCAGCGAGAAGGCGGTGAAGATCACCGTCGTCACCGAGAAGCGCAGCTTGCGCCACGGGGTCCAGCTATCGACCCGGCGACCGCCGCGCCACACGATGGGCAGGATCAGCAGGGTCGCTACCGACAAGATCGCCGCCACCAGCGCGCAGGCCGAGGCGATGGTCACCAGCGGCGAGGGCCAGCTGTAGAAGATCTTGACCACGTCGTCCCCGGCCGAGGCCCAGCCGGCGAACAGGCCGGCGGCCGCCAGCCACAGGATGGCCTGGGTGGTCTGCATCAGGCTGGCCTGGCGCTGGATCGAGGTCTGGCGCAGTTCGCGGTGATCGCGGGTGAACAGGCCGATCAGGGTGGCGAGGGAGGCGATCAGGGCCACGACCGTCAGGGCGATCAGGGTGTTGACCCGGTTGAACGGCCCCACGCGCTCGAAGGTCGAGATGCCGCTGCCGCTGAAGTAGCGGACCGCGCGGCCGTTCTCGACCACGAAGACCAGGTTCTGGGAGCCGGTGACGGATTTGAACACGCCTTCGCGGTCGGTGGCGCGCCAGGCGCGGGCGCCGCTGTCGCCGCCCGTGATCAGTTCGCCCTGGTCGTTCACCTTCACCTTGCTCAGGCCCAGGATGTGGCTGATGAAGCCCTCAAGCCCGCCATAGGCGCGGCGGGTGGTCAGGTAGGTCCCGGCATAGACAGCCGGGTCGGCCTTCACCGCCGGGGCGGAGAGCGGAGCCTCGGCCGGGCCGTAGAAGCGCTTGACGATCATGTCGGGCAGGGCGCTCGCCAGGGATGCGCCGCCTTCGGTGTTGGTGGAGATGAAGACGCCCAGGTTCAGCTCGGGGACCACCACCATCATCGAATGGAAGGACAGGGTGTCGCCGCCATGGCCGTAGCCGCGGCGATCGCCCGGCAGGGCGAAATCCATGAAGCCGTGGTTGTTGCCCGCGACGCCGGGCGCGGGGCGCCAGCTCTGGCCCGCGAAGCCTGCGGCCGTGCGCGGGCTGTAAAGCGGGGCGCGGTCGGCGCCGAGCGAGCCGTTGTTCAGCAGGACCAGCATGTACCTGGCCATGTCGCCCGCCGTGGAAGAAGCGGCGCCCGCCGGGGCGATCTGGCCGATGAACTCGTAGGGGCGGGCCTGATAGCCGCCGCCGGCCCAGCGGAAGCCTTGCGAGGCGTCGGCCGCCAGCTCCGCCGGCATCGGCAGGGGCAGGCCGTCGCGCACGTCGCGAACTTCGCGGAAGGTCGTGCGCCACATGCCCAGAGGACGGAAGATCTGCTCTTCGGTCAGTTGCTCGAACGGCTTGCCGACGACGTTGGACACCGCCTCGCCGGCCAGGCCGACGGCATAGTTGGAATAGGAGGGCACCATGCCCGGCTCGCGCACGCGGCGGACGCGTTCCTTCTGCAGGTAGAGCTCCAGCGGGCGGACGCGGTTGGCGTCGCGCTCGAACAGCTGGCCCATGGCGCGATCCTCGAACCCGGCGGTGTGGTTCATGGCGTGACGCAGCAGGACCTGCTGCTTGAAGCCCTGGTCGCGGATGTGCAGGCGCTCGGGCAGGTAGAGGTTCAGCGGCGCGTCCAGACGCATGCGGCCGGCCTCGACCTCCTTCATCAGGGCGATCCAGGTGAAGGTCTTGGAGATGGAGCCGATGCGAAACAGCGTGCGGTCCGGATCGACCGCCTTTCCCTGCTCCAGGTTCGAGACGCCGTAGCCCTTCTTCAGGACGACCTGGCCCCCCTGGACGACCGAGACGGTCACCCCGGCGATGTGGTCGTCGGCCATGGCCCGGCCGACGACGCCATCCACATAGGCCTCCAGCTGGATGGGGTTCAGGGCGGACGCAGCGGGGGGCGCCGGAGTCGCCGGCGTCGCGGGACGGGTCACGGTGGGGGCCGGGCGGGGCGCGGGGGCGGCTGGCGCCGAGGGCTCGACCTGGGCCTGGGAAATCGACGCGAAGCCGAGCGCGCCAATGGCGGCGGCGAGGAAAACCTTGGCGTTCATGCGCACGGACACCCGCTCGACCTCGTATTGATTCACTGCTGATCTGTCCCCTTGATAGGCACACTCGGCGGTGAAGGGTAGCGGCGCCGGAGCGGGAAACCGCAATGAGTGCGTAGATGCGCTAGGATGGTGCGAAGAGTTGGATGCGCTCGCCATGGGCGGGTCGCCTGAACCGGGGGGAATAGTCATGCGTCAAGTGATCGCCGTCGCCTTTTCATTGTTCGCCGCCACGGCGGCGCAGGCCGCCGAGCCGGCGACGCCGAAGGAGGCCATGGCGCCGCTGAAGCCGCTGGTCGGGCGCTGGCAGGGCGAGGGGTGGATGAGCACGCCGGCGGCGGGCCGCCAGACCTTCCTCTCCGAGGAGATCGTCAGCGAGCGCGTCGGCGGGGCGGCCCTGCTGGTCGAGGGGCTGCACAAGAGCAAGGTCGCGCCCAATCCCGTCGTGCATGACGCCATGGGGGTGATCGTCTGGTCGCCGCGCGACAAGGCCTATCGCTTCCGCACCAACCTCTCGACCGGCATGTACGGCGACCACCCGATGACGGTGGAGCCCGGCAAGTTCACCTGGGGCATGACGGTCGGGAACGGCGGCAAGGTGGAGTACGTCACGCAGTTCACCGCCGATACCTGGCATGAGGCGGGCCGCTACAGTCCCGACGGCCAGACCTGGACCCCGATCTTCGAGATGACCCTAAAGAAGAAGCCCTAGGGCGTGGGCGGCCGGGCGAAGGCGTAGAGCGGCAGGATCGGCCGCAGGCCGCCGCCGATCCAGACCTGGGGCTCGGACGGCGGCTCGGCCTTGGTCTCGATCTCCTTGGCCGAGACGCAGGCCTTGGTGCCGCTGGCCAGGGCCATGAAATCACGCGCCGTCGCGGTGGTGCGCAGGAAGCACTCGTCGAAATAGGGGTACCTGTCGCTCTCCCCGCAGCCGAAGGATGAGCGGTCGGGGCGGGCGGCGGTCATCACCATGCGCTGCGGCCCCGCCAACGGATCGACGAAGACGCCCGAGAAGCAGGCCGAGATCACCGCGATCACCGGCCGGCCCGGGCAGGCCCCTTCAATCATCGCCGCCAGCAGGGCGGGGGATAGCCGCCCCTCGCCAAAGGTGATGCCGCGCGGCTCGCCGTGGGAGGTGAAATAGAGCAGGCAGCCGGCCTTGGCCGTGCCGCTGGTGGCCTTGAGTTGCTCATAGACGCCGCGCAGGTCGGTCTTCTTGGGGCGCGAGGCGTACTTTTCCGGCTGCACCGAGAACTGGCTGATGTTGCTGGGGGAGAAGCCCATGGTCGCCAGTTGGGTGCTGACATCGCGGCGGGCGTTGTCGAAAGCTTCCGTCACGCCGCCGCCGTGAGCCTGGTTGTCGGCGGCGACCACCACCACGGCCCAGTCAGCGAAGGGGCTCGCAGCAAGGACGAGGCTGGGCAGGGCCAGTGCGAACGCCAAAACGACACCCGCCAGACCCCGCATGAGCTACTTCCTGAACTTGGAGAAGGGGGTGGGCATGGCCGTCCCGGTCGCCTTGGCCACCAGCCGGCCCTCGGCGTCGAACAGCTCGCCCTCGGTGAAGGCGATGGTCTTGCCCCATTTGACCACCCGGCCGATCCCGCGCAGCTGGCCCGGCATGGCGGGGCGCAGGAAGCTGGTCTTCATCTCAAGGGTGGGGGCGACGCAGGTCATGCCCGAGGTGACCAGGCAGGCCACCGACATGCACTCGTCCAGCATCACGCAGACGTAGCCGCCCTGGACCTGCCCCATGGGATTGGATAGCAGATCGGCGCGTGCGTCGAAGGTCACCTCGACCTCGCGGTCGGCCTGGCTGACCCGGACAAGCTTGAAGCCGACCGTCCGCGAGCCCGAAGGCTGGTTGGTCGAGCGCTCGAACCGCTCGAGGATCGCCTCGTCGGTCAGGCTTTCAGGCGTATCCGAGGCGACGTCGCTCACTTCTTTCGGAACTGGTCCAGGGAGACGACCTTGGGGCCGTCGTCATCGCCGCCGGCGCGGGGCGGCGGGGCAGGATCGGGCGACGGCTCGTCGGCGACGTCCTCGACCTCGAACTGCAGGACGAACTGCACGCTGGGATCATAGAAGCGGGTCACCGCCGCATAAGGGATGACCAGGTTCTTGGGCTGGCCGCCGAACTTCAGCGTCACCGAGAACTGCTCGGGCGTGACGTCCAGGTCCCAGTACTGATGCTGCAGGACGATGGTCATCTCGTCCGGGTACTTGCCGAGCAGGTCGGCCGGGCCTTCGACGCCGGGAGCCCGGCTCTTGAAGGTGATGTAGAAGTGGTGATTGCCCGGCAGGCCGCTGGGATGGGCGGCGCGCTCCATGGCGCTGCGGATGACGCCACGAAGCGCTTCCTGGGCCATGGCCTCATAATGCATGAGGTCTTCGGGCGGCTTTTCCTGGGCCATTCTCAAATCACGAACAGAAGTTGAAAGCAGCGGCGAAACTAGCGCGTCGGCAAGGTCGCGCAAGGCCGCTTTCACAAAAGCGGCGAGCGAGCGGCAAGTTTCCGGAATCGTGGGGAAAAGATGAGTGGGGAGGTTCTGTTGGCAGGCCCTCCCCGAGCCCCGCCTAAGGATCTGAACCCCTAGGACTTTAAGGTCGAAATCAACCTAGCGCTTACGCAGCCAGGCGGACTTCTTCAGCGAAGTTATCGTTCGCATTTAGAAAATGGCCCGATGCGGCGGAACCATACCGAGAGAAGGCAGACACTTTTACACGTCTGTCGATGCTGATCGGCCCCGCATCAATCCGGCGATAACTCCGGAAGGTTTTGGTGGAGCCGCCGGGAATCGCACCCGGGTCCAGTCCGCTTATTACGTGCGCGTTTATCTCCATAGTCCGGGCGAACCCGGACCCTTCCAATATAGGACGCGCCGCCGAGAATTGCACCCCCTACGGAACTTTGAAGCCCTCCAGTCGCCCGCCAGCGGCGATATGCGCCTCGTAGGCGCGGCGATCCGCTTCAAGGTCCACCCCTCGCGGGAGCAGCACGTCTATGCGTGGATCGCGGCCACGGACCGCCGCGAGCAGGGGAGTCAGGATGCCGACGATCTGGCCGATCTCAGCCCCGTCGCAGGCGCGTCGCAGGTGGCGCGAGCGCTCATGGGTCAGCAGGGTGACGTCCCACGAAACACCATCGAGGCAAAGGCTGGCGATCGAACCCTTGCCGTCCAGGACCGCGACGCGTGAGGGCGTATCCCAAGTGGGGAGCGTGGCGAGCTCCCGGAACGGTTCGGAGGAGGGAAGTCTGGCGTTGATGTCCACCCGCCGTGCGATCTCCGGCGCGCAGCACCCCAGGCCGGCGCGCGCCTGAATAAAGGCCTTTCCGTCGCGGCGAACGGTGATGCGGGCCACCACCTGTCTTACGCGCAGAGCCGGTCGCCGCCAGAATTCGATGATGACCTCGCCCGGCTCGAGAATCTGGTTCTCGAGCGGCTGCAGGCCCCAAAGGCGATAGAGCAGCGGATCTACGCCGTTCTGGACCGTGGGTAGGTTTTCTCCACCCTCCAGCCGCCGGCCGGCAAGGGGCTCAAGTTCGGGAGCGGGGCGCTGGATCTTGGCGTCCCACCAATCGTTCGGATTCGGCGCGGCCTGAGCCTGGAGCGCAAGCGCGAGGGCGGCTGCGATCAGGCTCATGGCGCGCTCCTGGGCCTACATCCCCTCGGCGCCGCGCTCGATGGAGAGGACGCCTGTGCGGGACAGCTCCACAAGGCCGAGGGGGCGCATGAGTTCCACGAAGCTGTCGATCTTGGTCGGGGCGCCGGTCAGTTCGAAGACGAAGGACTTGGCGGTGGTGTCGATCACCTTGGCGCGGAAGATGTCGGAGACGCGCAGCGCCTCGACCCGCTCCGGCCCGACGCCGCGCACCTTGACCAGAGCGAGCTCGCGTTCGACGCCGTTGGGGTCGCGGGTCACGTCATGGACGCGGCGCACGGCGACGACCTTCTTCAGCTGCTGCTCGATCTGCTCGATCACATGGCGCGTGCCGCGGGTCACCACGGTGATCCGGCTGGTGTGCGCCTTGCGGTCCGTCTCGGCGACGGTGAGGCTTTCGATGTTGTAGCCCCGGGCGGCGAACAGGCCGACCACGCGATGCAGCACCCCCGGCTCGTTATCGACGAGCAGGGCGAAGGTCGCGGTGTATTCGGACGCGTCGCTGGTCACGAGGTCATAGGCGGAGGCGGGCGTAAGGTCGCTGGGCATGACGCCTCTTAAACCAGACGTCGGCCGGCTTCGTCGATCACCTTGGTGATGTCGAGGTCGGCGTCGTCGGGCAGGATCATTTCGTTGTGCGCCTTGCCCGAGGGGATCATGGGCAGGCAGTTCTCGTGCTTCTCGACGCGGCAATCGACGATCACCGGGCCGGGGGTGTCGATCATGCGCTGGATGGCGGCGTCCAGTTCGGCCGGATCGTCGACCCGGATGCCGGTCGCGCCATAGGCCTCCGCCAGCTTCACGAAATCGGGCAGGCTGTCGGAATAGGAGTGGCTGTAGCGCTCGCCGTGCAGCAGTTGCTGCCACTGGCGGACCATGCCCATCCATTCGTTGTTCAGGACGAAGATCTTCACCGGCGTGCCGTACTGGATCGCCGTCGACATCTCCTGGATGCACATCTGGATCGAGGCTTCGCCCGCGATGTCGATGACCAGGTCGTCGGGGAAGGCCATCTGCACGCCGATGGCGGCGGGCAGGCCATAGCCCATGGTCCCGGCGCCGCCGGAGGTCATCCAGCGGTTCGGCTCCTGGAAGCGGAAGTACTGGGCGGCCCACATCTGGTGCTGGCCGACCTCGGTGGTGATGCGGACGTTGCGGCCCTTGGTCAGCTCGTACAGGCGCTCGACGGCCTGCTGCGGCTTGATGGTGGTCTCGGACGCGCGGTAGCGCAGGCACTGGCGGGCGCGCCAGCCGTCGATCTGGCGCCACCAGTCGTCCAGCGGGCCGCGATTGGCCTCATAGCCGCCGGCCTTCCAAGCGGCGATCATGTCCTGCAGCACCGCGCCGCAGTCGCCGATGACCGGGATATCGACGCGGACGTTCTTGTTGATCGAGGACGGGTCGATATCGATGTGGATCTTCTTGGAGCCCGGCGAGAAGGCGTCCAGCCGCCCGGTGACCCGGTCGTCGAAGCGCGCGCCGACGCAGACCATGACATCGCAGTCGTGCATGGCGTTGTTGGACTCGAACGTGCCATGCATGCCGACCATGCCCAGCCAGGCCGGGTCGGACGCCGGGAACGCGCCCAGGCCCATCAGGGTCGAGGTGACCGGCGCGCCGGTGATGGCCGCGAACTCGCGCAGCAGGGCGCTGGCCTCGGGGCCGGAATTGATGACGCCGCCGCCGGTATAGAGGATCGGGCGGCGGGCGCCGGCGATCATGCGGACGGCTTCGGCGATGCGGCCGGCGTCGGCGCGGACGCGCGGCTCATAGCCGTGGACGGGCTCGACCTCGTCGGGGCCGTAATAGTCGGCGCGCGCGAACTGGACGTCCTTGGGGATGTCGATCAGCACCGGCCCCGGCCGGCCCGTGGTGGCGATGGTGAAGGCCTCGTGGATCACGCGCGGCAGCTCGGCCGCGTTCTTGACCAGATAGTTGTGCTTGGTGATCGAGCGCGTGATGCCGACGGTGTCGGCTTCCTGGAAGGCGTCGGTGCCGATCAGGTGCGTCGGGACCTGGCCGGTGATGACCACCATCGGGATGGAGTCCATCAGGGCGTCCAAGATGCCGGTGACCGCGTTGGTCGCGCCGGGGCCCGAGGTGACCAGGCAGACGCCCGGCTTGCCCGACGAGCGGGCATAGCCCTCGGCGGCGTGGGTCGCGCCCTGTTCGTGGCGGACCAGGACGTGCTGCAGGCGCGATTCATGGAACAGCGCGTCGTAGATCGGCAGGACAGCGCCGCCCGGATAGCCGAACAGTGTCGTCACCCCCTGATCGACCAGGGCGCGGACCACGATCTCGGCGCCGGTCATGGAGCGGTCGGTCGGGGCGGCCGGTTTGGCGGCTTGCAGGGTCTGGGCGGTCATCGGGGCGGTCCGGGTAAAACTTAAGTTGGGGGATTGGAAAAAGAAAAAGGCCCCGAAGGGCCCTGGTGCGCGCGACCTAACTCCGCCGCGACCTTTTGAGGGGTCACGCCGACGTCGGTCGCCTTGTAAGTACGATCTTCAGGTCGCGCACGAGTTGTTGCTCCAAATCCACGACCGAGAAATGCCATGCCCTTTAATGGGCGTCAAGCGCCCATGCGCGCAATAAACTGCCCCCATTGGTCGTTTTGTATGACGGCCTCGATGCGCGTCCAGTCGGGGGTCTGGTTGCGGAACCAGGTCAACTGCCGCTTGGCGTATCGCCGGGTCTCCATGCGCGCGGCGGCCAGGGCGTCGGAGAGGGAAATTTCTCCCCGCACATGGGCGGCGAGCTCGCGATAGCCGAACGCCTTGAGGGCCGGCAGCGCAGGATCCAGCCCCCGGGCCTCCATGGCGCGCACTTCATCCAGGGCGCCGTCGTCCAGCATCTTGCCCAGCCGCAGGTCGCAGCGGTCGTAGAGCGCCTCGCGATCCGGCTCCAGCACCACGCCCCGCCAGGCGTCAGCGAGGATGGGAGGGGCGGTGTCGGCTTGCCAGGCGGACAGGGCGCGGCCGGTGACGGTCGCCACGGCGTAGGCGCGGACCAGCCGCTGGCGATCGCCCGAACTCGATGCGGGCCTCGGCCTGCGGGTCGAGGGGGCGCAGGGCTTCGCGGAAGGCGGCCTCGCCCACCGCGTCGAACCGCGCGCCGGCCTCGTCGCGGGCGGCGGCCGGCACGGGGGGCACATCGGCAAGGCCCTGGGTCAGGGCGCGCAAATAGAGGCCGGTGCCGCCGACGACCACGGTCGGACGTCCACGGGCCTTGATCCCGTCCAGCGCCTCCAGCGCCGCCTCCAGCCACCGGCCGACGGACCAGGCCTGGGCGGCGTCCACGACCCCGAAGAGGTGATGCGGCGCCTGGGCGGTCTCCTGCGGCGGCGGACCGGCGGTCAGAACGCGCAGGCCGTCATAGATTTGCATGGAGTCGGCGTTGACGATCTCCGCGCCGGTCTCCGCCGCCAGCTTCAGGGCCAGGGCGGACTTGCCGCTTGCGGTCGGGCCGGCGATGAGTGTGATCATTCGGGTCGTAAATCCCGGGCGGTGACGCCGCCGCCCGTGAAGCTCCAGAGGTTCAGATAAAGATCATGTCGCGTATCGCCGCCGTCGCCGCAACGCTCCTGCTCGCTTCCACCGCGCCGGCCCTCGCGGCGCCGGCGACCACCATCGCCCAACCGGCCCCCGCGAGCGCGGCGGCGGCCGTGGCGGGAACGACCGACAAGGCGGGCTGCGGCGTGCTGCTGATGGTGTTCAACGAGATCGCGACCCGCCATCCGCAGATCCTGGGCCGCACTTCAAGCGCCGAGATGGGACAGGCCTTCTTCCGCATGGCGGCGCATGGCGGCAAGACCCTGTTCGACCAGGCCATGGCCGAGGGCGCGGCGGAGGGCAAGACGCCGTCGGCCGTCTATCAGGCCGGGGTCGCCAGCATGATGACCGCCTTCAGCGGCGTGCGTCCGGGCGGCGAGGAGTTCAAGCAGCGGGGCATGGCGCTGACCAGCCGTTGCCTGCAGATGGCCGCACCCGCCGACTGACCGCTTGACGCGGCCCCCAAGGTCCAATAGCCGCCGCGTCATGCTCAGCCTCACCATCGTCAGCTCCGATCCCTCCGCGCTCGCGGCGGGTCTCGACGTCTTGCGCGGCGTCGCCCGCACGGACCAGGCCGCGAAGCTGGGGGCGCAGGCCTTCGACCTGACGGCCGACGGCGACCGCGCCGAGGTTCGCGCCGCCGCCGAGGCGGCCCTGGCCAGCCTGCCGGTGGATGTCTGCGTCCAGCCGACCGAAGGGCGCCGCAAGCGCCTGCTGGTGGCGGACATGGACTCGACCATCATCGGCTGCGAGTGCATCGATGAGCTGGCCGACTATGCCGGCGTGAAGGCCGAGATCGCTGAGATCACCGAGCGCGCCATGCGCGGCGAGCTGGCCTTTGAGGGCGCTCTGCGCGAGCGGGTCGGCCGGCTGAAGGGTCTGAATCGTGCGGCGCTGCAGACCTGCTACGACGAGCGGGTGCGGCTGAACCCCGGCGCCGAGGTGCTGGTCAAGACCATGGCCGCCCACGGCGCGCGCTGCGTGCTGGTGTCCGGCGGCTTCACCTTCTTCACCAGTCGGGTGGCCGTCGCCGCCGGCTTCCACGACAACCGGGCCAACACCCTGCTGGAAGAGGGCGACGCCCTGTCCGGTCTGGTGGGCGAGCCGATCCTGGGACGCGAGGCCAAGCTGGCCGCTCTCCAGGAGGAAGCCGCCGCCCTCGGTCTGACCCCGGAAGCCGCCCTCGCCATCGGCGACGGGGCAAACGATCTGGCCATGATCGAGGCCGCGGGTCTAGGCGTCGCCTATCGCGCCAAGCCGGTGGTCGCCGCCCAGGCCGACGCCCGCGTGGACCACGCCGACCTGACCGCCATGCTCTACTTCCAGGGCTACCGCGCCGAGGAGTTCGCCGCCTGATGCCCTTCCCCCGCCGCATCGAAGCCGTCGTGTTCGACATGGACGGCCTGCTGGTCGACACCGAGACGGTCTATGCCGCCGGCATGGAGACAATCGGCCGGGAGTTTGGCGTCGATCTCGGGCGAGAGGTTTATTGCTCGATGATCGGCCACACCCACGCGGTGTGCACCGAAATCCTGATCGACCGGTACGGCAAGAGCTTCGCCACCGACGCCTTCTGGGCGCGGGCCTGGAGCGAGATCGAGGAGATGCTTCAGGTGCAGCTGCAGCTGAAGGCCGGGGTGATCGAGCTGCTCGACCACCTGGATCACCTGAACCTGCCCCGCGCCATCGCCACCTCCAACGGGCCGACCCAGGTCGAGCGCTATCTTGGCCGCCTGGGCGTGCGTGACCGCTTCCACGCCGCGGTG contains the following coding sequences:
- the serB gene encoding phosphoserine phosphatase SerB; amino-acid sequence: MLSLTIVSSDPSALAAGLDVLRGVARTDQAAKLGAQAFDLTADGDRAEVRAAAEAALASLPVDVCVQPTEGRRKRLLVADMDSTIIGCECIDELADYAGVKAEIAEITERAMRGELAFEGALRERVGRLKGLNRAALQTCYDERVRLNPGAEVLVKTMAAHGARCVLVSGGFTFFTSRVAVAAGFHDNRANTLLEEGDALSGLVGEPILGREAKLAALQEEAAALGLTPEAALAIGDGANDLAMIEAAGLGVAYRAKPVVAAQADARVDHADLTAMLYFQGYRAEEFAA
- a CDS encoding HAD family hydrolase; the protein is MPFPRRIEAVVFDMDGLLVDTETVYAAGMETIGREFGVDLGREVYCSMIGHTHAVCTEILIDRYGKSFATDAFWARAWSEIEEMLQVQLQLKAGVIELLDHLDHLNLPRAIATSNGPTQVERYLGRLGVRDRFHAAVTGPEVTNKKPHPEPYLTAAARLGVDPLHCLALEDSHAGVTAAHGAGMMTVMVPDLLDASEDARSKCIHIADSLHHVLDLLKRAA